TCTGTATCTGATCCTGTTTGCAGGAGTGTTCGTAGATACTGTACTGGACATGACAAGAGAACGTATTATTGATTTTATTATATCGTGAGGAGGATATGAAAATGAGCGAAAACAATGATTATATTCAGTTACCACCACTAAAAAAAGACACACCATCCGATGTGGTAGCATTTATGTGGGAGTACCTGAAAGTACCGGAGGATTCAAGAGAAAAAGTTAAGAATCTGCTTAAAGATGCAAATGAAAATAGAGTAAAATTAAGTCATCAGGCACCAACACTGTATGATGTTGTCCCAAAAGAAGAAATTGCTGAATTTGAAGAGCTTATGTGCAAAACCATAGCTGACATTGTATCAGAAGCCAGTAGCGTTGCCTGTTGGGTGTATGTGCAGAAATATGTGAAGCACAAAACCCTAAACGAAATGCTGCAAGAATTGCCAGACGTAGGTCAATTCATCCTAGCTATGGATACCTGGTTTGAAAAACTGATGGAGAAATAATCTAGGAAAATAGTTTAAAGTTTACATGTTATGATCATGTATGAAGTTGGAACAGAATAAAAGATTGTGCTATACTATTGTTCAAGAAAAAAACTCATTGACATATTTCAATCTATTTAGGAGGATAAACGATCATGTGTACAGCAGCAACTTATAAAACAAAAGATTTTTACTTTGGACGAACCCTCGATTATGAATTCTCTTATGGTGATCAGATAGTAATTACACCACGTAATTATGCGTTTAATTTTCGCCATGTTGGCGATATGAAAAATCATTATGCAATTATTGGAATGGCTCATGTTGCAGAGGATTATCCTTTGTATTATGATGCTATGAATGAAAAAGGAGTGGCAATGGCAGGACTGAATTTTGTCGGAAATGCTGTTTATGCCGCGATTAAGCCAGATGTGGAAAATATTGCACAGTTTGAATTTATTCCGTGGATTTTAAGTCAGTGTTCTTCTTTAGTTGAAGTTCGCGAGCTTCTTGAACGAATTAATATTGTTAATACTCCTTTCAGCGAGCAATTACCATTAGCACAATTACACTGGATCATTTCTGATGAGAATGAGTCAATTACGGTAGAATCTATGTCAGATGGTTTGCATATTTATGACAATCCAGTAGGAGTGCTTACGAATAATCCGCCATTTCCACAGCAGATGTTTCAACTAAATAATTATATGTATTTATCTCCTAAACAGCCCAGAAATACTTTCTGCGAAAATTTGGCTCTTGATGCATATAGTAGAGGTATGGGAGGATTAGGTCTTCCGGGAGATCTCTCATCTTCCTCACGCTTTGTACGTGTAGCTTTTACAAAGGTAAATGCAATTTCAGGTGAATCAGAGGAAGAAAGCGTTAGCCAATTCTTCCACATTCTCGGATCTGTGGATCAGCAACGAGGATGTTGCGAAGTAGCGGATGGAAAATATGAAATCACATTGTATACGTCGTGTTGTAATGTTACAAAAGGTATTTATTATTACAATACTTATGAAAACTATCAGATCAGTGCAGTAGATATGCATGTAGAAAATCTGGATAGTGATAAAATGATTTGTTATCCAGTAATTCAAGGAGAACGAATCAACTATCAAAATAAATAATGTTTTGAAATCAGGGATGAAGTAGAAAGGAAAGTACCATGACAAAGGATGAAGTAAAAAAACTCTGGATGGACAGTCCGGAATCACTACAGTTTTTAAATAATGCTACAAAATTTTATAATTTAATGATGATGTATCGTTGTGCTATTCGGGAGATACAAACTAAACTTGAGGTTTTGGATGATGAATTTTCAGTTGAGAACAATCGAAATCCTATTTCTTTTATAAAAACAAGGATTAAGAAGCCCAATAGTATTTACAATAAATTGCAGAAAATGGGACATGATTTTACAACAGAAAATATACAGACATATTTAAATGATGTAGCAGGCGTTCGAATAGTTTGTGCGTTTATTGACGATATTTATATGATATCAGATTTGATTACCCAACAGGATGATATTAAAGTTATTGAAATAAAAGATTATATAAAAAATCCAAAACCAAATGGTTATCGAAGCTATCATATGATTGTTGAAATACCAGTATTTTTTGCTAAGGGTAAAACACCTATGCGTGTAGAATTACAGATCCGAACCAATGGTATGGATTTCTGGGCAACATTGGAACATCAACTTCGCTATAAAAAAGGAATTGAAGAAATGCCTGGTTATGATGAGATAAGTGAAGAATTACTTCATTCTGCAAGAGCTATCATTGAAGCGGATAATGAAATGCAGAGAATAAAAGACAAAATTGGTATGTTTCATGAAATTTAGGCAGAAAACTGAGCAAGTAGGAAGGTGGAATATATATGAAGCAAGATACTTTAGAGGGCAAAGCAAAAACAAAAAATGGGGTAAAACGGCTGTGTTTTTCCATAGTCTGCATTCTTCTGGAAGTAATTTTTATTATTACTATCGTAACACGCTTGAATGAATATGCAGAAATTATAAATTTATTTACAAGGATTTTGAGTGGAATCTTGGTTTTGGGATTGTACGCATCAGATAAGACCTCTTCTATGAAAATGCCTTGGGTCATCTTAATTCTAATCTTCCCAATTATGGGTGTAGGCCTGTATTTGTTGATTGGTTTGAATGGTGGCACACATAAAATGCGTGAACGATATACAGAAATTGATAGTAAATTATTACCAATGCTTCCTGACAATCAGGAGTGTTTGAGTAGAATAAAAGAAACGATTCCGAAAGCAGGAAATATCGCAAGTTACATACAAAGAAATTCGCAGTATCCAATCTATCAGAATACAGATATTGTGTATTTTGATGAAGCAGTGACAGGATTAGAGGCACAGCTTAAGGATTTGAAGAAAGCACAGAAATTTATCTTCATGGAATATCATGCGATAGAAGACGCTGAAGCATGGCATAAGATTCAAGATGTTCTGGAAGAGCGAGTAAAAGCAGGTGTGGAAGTTAGAGTATTCTATGATGATATGGGTTCTATAGGCTTTATTAATACAGATTTTGTGAAAAAAATGGAGCGAATAGGAATTCATTGCCGTGTATTCAATCCGTTTATGCCAGGTTTAAATCTGTTTTTGAACAACCGTGATCATAGAAAAATAACAGTTATTGATGGAAAAGTCGGATTTACAGGTGGATATAATCTCGCAAATGAATATTTTAATTACACACACCCGTACGGACAGTGGAAAGATACAGGTATTCGTTTAGAAGGAGATGCTGTTCAGTCGCTTACGGTGACATTTTTGGAGATGTGGAATGCAGTAAGTGATAAGGATGCTAATGATTCTGATTTTAGTAAATACCTTTTCCATTATGATTATGCGGCACAGCAAACTGGGTTTGTTCAACCTTATGCAGACAGTCCTATGGATAATGAGCAGGTAGGAGAAGAAGTTTATATCAGTATGATAAATAAAGCTGAAAAATACTGTTGGTTTATGACTCCATATCTAATCATAACAGATGAAATGACACATGCGTTATGCCTGGCTGCTAAGCGAGGGGTAGATGTAAGAATTATCACACCGGGTATCCCTGATAAGAAGTTCATTTATAATATAACTCGTTCTTTTTATCATGGATTAGTTAAACATGGTGTTCGTGTTTATGAGTGGACTCCTGGTTTCTGTCATGCAAAAATGAGTGTGGCAGATGACTGTATGGCAACCTGTGGAACAATTAATCTGGATTATCGAAGTTTATATCACCATTTTGAAAACGGCTGTTTTATGGCAGATTGTCAGGCAGTTGTGGAAATAAAAAATGATCTGATAAGAACGATGGGAGAATGTCGTGATGTGACAGACCAATATCAAACCGGACGAAGTGCATATTTGCGACTGGGACAATTATTTATGAGATTATTTGCTGGATTGCTATAAGAATCTGATGAAACGACCTTTCAAAAACAGTTGATTTTAGAAGTTAACTGTTTTTGAAAGGCCGTTTTTGTTATATCTAACAGTCTGTTGTACAAAGAAGATTTTGCATGGATGAAAAAACAAACCTTGTTGAGGTTAAATTGAGTTTTCCATTGTATTGTATTGCTAATGAATAAGAATAAGAAAAAGAACAGACAATGCTGAATGCTCTGGAAACAAGAATATCTGAGTATAGTATGTAAGTTCGTAACAGAATGAAAGGAGCGATTCAAATGAGCAATTTGGAAAATTATATGAAACAGCAAGCAATTTTTTGTGAACAAAATGATAGCATTAGTAAGAATCTGTATTCAGAGTATGGTGTAAAAAGAGGCTTACGAGATGAAAAAGGCCAAGGTGTGTTGACGGGGCTTACAAATATTTCTGATATAAAAGCTTTTGAATATCGTGATGGAGTAAAGAGTCCATGTGATGGCGAGTTATCTTATCGTGGTTATAATATAAAAGATTTAGTAACAGGAAGTAAAGGAAAAAGGTTTGTCTTTGAAGAAGGAGCATATCTTCTTTTATTCGGAGAATTGCCAACTGATACACAGTTAATGGAATTTCAGGGAAGACTATCTGATTGTATGGAACTACCGACTAACTTTACCAGAGATGTCATTATGAAAGCACCTACATCAGATATTATGGGTTCTATGACTCGAAGTATTCTTACATTGGGCTCTTACGATAAGGAGAAAGAAAGTCTTGAAATTCCGAATGTGCTAAGGCAGAGTATGCAGTTGATCGCAGCATTTCCTATGTTAGCAGTATATGCATACCATGCTTATTGTCATTATGAAAAAAACGAAAGTATGTATATTCATAGACCTGAAAAAGATTTATCTATTGCTGAAAATTTCCTGCGCCTATTAAGACCAGATACAAAATTCACAGAACTGGAAGCAAGAGTACTGGATATAGCATTATTGTTACATATGGAACATGGTGGTGGTAACAATTCTACATTCACTACACGGGTAGTAACATCTTCAGGTTCAGATACTTATTCTGTTATTTCAGCAGCAATGTCATCCTTAAAAGGAAAAAAACATGGCGGTGCAAATCTGATGGTAATGAATATGATGGATGATATTAAAAGTCATGTGAAAGATTATGAAGACGAAGAGGAAATTGCATCATATCTGAGTAAGATTATGAAGAAAGAGGCGTTTGATCAGAAAGGACTTATTTATGGAATGGGACATGCTGTATATTCTATTTCAGATCCGAGAGAAAGGGTGTTCAAAGGCTTTGTAGAACAACTCGCAAGGGATAAAGGACGTGAGAAAGATATGACCCTTTATAACAATATTGAGAAGATTGCACCTAAGTTGATTGCAAAGCAGCGTCAGATATTCAAAGGAGTAAGTCCTAATATAGATTTCTATAGTGGTTTTGTGTATGACATGTTGAATATTCCAAGAGAATTGTACACGCCATTATTTGCGATAGCAAGAATTGCTGGTTGGAGTGCACATCGCCTGGAAGAATTGATAACTACAGATAAGATCATTCGCCCGGCATATAAGAGTCTAGTCAGCAAAAAAGAATATATAGAAAGAGAGGAACGATAATATGGGAGCAGGAACCAGTGCAGAGGAGTTTTTTTAAAGAGCATCAATGTTGAAAGTATATTTGAATTTGTTGAAAGAACAGATTATTTGTTCCTTTATAGTATAAAGGAATGTGTTGAAAAATCAGACTGTCATGAAGGAGTATATCTTTCAGAAGTGGCAGAATACATGAAATTATCGATTCCAGAAACATCTAAGATGGTAAAAAGTCTTGAAAATAAAGGATATATTATCTGGAAATTAGATGAAAAAAAAGAAAGAACATACCTTGTTTTGACGAACAAGGCAATTGAATTAAGTAATTGTCAGAAAGAAAAAATGATAGAAGCTTATGAAAAAATCATATCGAATATACAAGAAGAGGACCTGGCAGTTACACGATGTACATTGAGAAAAATCCGACAGCTTATGGAAGAAATAAAATAGTGATTAATACAACGGAGTAAGAAAAGCTCCTTCATATATTAGAATAAAAATATGACTGTTTCTTTAAAAAGAAGCCGGTCATATTTTTTTATGAAAAATAAATTTTGTTGAGGTTAAATTGAGATTGACTTTGTATTGTATAAGTATGAAATAAAAAGGAATCAGGTGATGTACAATGAAAAAGCATAAAATATGTAAAATCCTTCTTGTTATACTGGCAATTTTTTTATGTGTGGCTTTTTATGAATTGCTCGGAATCTGCGTTGCATATAAAAAGCAGCCGGAAGTGTCCAATACAACCAAAAAAGAAACAAAAAATGGGTCATGGAACGAATGCAGTGAAAATACAGAACGGGCAGTAATCATAGAAAAGAATCCAGAAGCGCTTTTACAAAGAGTGCGTTTGATCAAGAATGCAAAAAAGGAAATTATTCTTTCTACTTTTGCATTTCAATCCGATGAAAGTGGAAAATTGATTTTAGGAGCACTGCATGATGCGGCAGACAGAGGTGTACATATTCGTCTGTTAGTAGATGGAATGGAGAGCTGGATTGATATGGAAGGAAATCCGTATTTCTATGGATTATCTTCCCATGAGAATGTTGAAATTAAACTGTATAATAAGGCCAATCCGTTGAAACCGTGGAAAATGATGGGTAGAATGCATGATAAATATTTGATTGCAGATGGAAAGAGATATATTCTTGGGGGAAGAAATACATACAATTATTTCCTGGGTGATTTTCCGGGACATAAGAACTATGACAGAGACGTGTTAGTGGTTTGCGATGAACCTGAGAAAGAAAATTCAGTTAACCAGTTGTCAGAGTATTTTGAAACCATATGGAATCAGGAAGACAGTGGTTATTTTCATAACAATAAAAAACTGGCAAATAGAAAATCTGTAAAGAACGCAGTTTTAGAGCTGCAGAACAGCTATCAGAAATATTTTGAAGAGAATAAGGAAAGAATCTGCCAGACCAATTATACGGACGAAACTTTTGAGACAGAAAAGATTACATTAGTGTCAAATCCTATTCACACAGGTTCCAAAGAACCAGTAGTGTGGTATCAGTTGGGAGAATTGATGAAAAATGCAAAAAATCGTGTGAAGATCCACACGCCATATATTATCTGTAATGATATGATGTATAATACATGGGAAGAGATTGCAGAGAACGTTTCAGATTTTTCTATCATGACAAATTCAGTTGCGAATAATGGGAATCCATTTGGGGCTGCCGATTATGCGAAAAACAGAAATAGAATCTTAAGTACAGGAATTAATATCTGGGAATATGAAGGCGGTTATTCATACCACGGAAAAAGTATTCTGATTGACGATGATCTGTCTGTAATCGGTTTTTTTAATATGGACATGAGAAGTGCATATCTGGATACGGAACTGATGCTTGTAATACGCAGTAAAGATATTAATAAACAGTTGGAAGAGGGCATGATGGAATATGAAAAAGTGTCCCGCCAGATATTAGAAGGCGGAACTTATAATGATCCATATCATGTAGAGCCAATCGAATTAACAAAGAAACGTCAGAGAAAAATATTTTTGGTACAGCATCTGCTTGGATGGGCAAGGTATCTGTTTTAATAAGGAGGAAGGAAAACGTGTTTCAAATATTGATTGTAGAAGATGATAAAGAATTAAGCCAGCTATTCCAAAAAGTGCTTGAGAAGAATGGATATCAAGTCAAAAGTGCATCGGATGGAGCACAGGCATTAGAAGTATTGGATAAGGAATATATTGATCTGATCATTTCTGATATTATGATGCCGGTTATGGATGGCTATGAACTGGTGTCAGAACTTCGTTCAGCAGGATATCAGATACCAGTGCTTATGATCACTGCGAAAGGTTCCTTTGATGATATGCGCCAGGGATTTCTTTCGGGAAGTGACGATTATATGGTAAAACCGGTAAATGTGAATGAAATGGTTTTAAGAGTCGGAGCACTGCTTCGCCGTGCACAGATACTGAATGAACACAAAATTGTGATCGGTTCAACAGAGTTTGATTATGATGCAATGACGGTTACAACTGATAAGGAAAGTCTTGTTTTGCCTAAAAAAGAATTCCTGCTTTTATATAAGCTTGCAGCTTCGCCAGGCAGAACATTTACAAAACAACAGTTGATGGATGAAGTATGGGGATACGAGACGGAGGCAGACCCACATACGATAGAGGTACATATAGGAAGAATCAGAGAGCGTTTTAAAGATAACCCTGATTTTGAAATCGTAACAATGCGTGGAATTGGATACAAGGTGGTGAAAAAATAATGGAACAAAAGAAAGAAAAAGGATTGCGGATCCGATCCTGTCTGACTGGTGCAATCTGGCTGGCACTTGTATTTTCAACAGTCATATCTGCTTTATTATTTGCTTTTTTGAATCATTTTTTTAATCTGCCGGGCAGCATACCTGTGCTTGGCTGGCTTTTGATTTTCAATACATTGATTGCAGGGCTGATCACTTCCTTTATCAATGCAAAGTTACTGGAACCAATTACCAGACTTAGTAAAGCAATGAAGGAAGTTTCTCAGGGAGATTTTGAACAGCATTTGGAAACGAACAGCCGTATAGCAGAAGTTGGAGAATCTTATCAAAGTTTTAACGTTATGACAAAAGAACTTCGTGCAACAGAGGTGCTGCAGATGGATTTTGTATCTAATGTTTCTCATGAGTTTAAGACCCCGATTAATGCCATTGAAGGATATACAATGCTGCTTCAGGGAGAAGAACTGTCTCCGGATCAAGAGGAATATGTAGAAAAAATCTTATTTAACACCCAAAGACTTTCCGGATTGGTTGGTAATATTTTGCTGTTATCCAAGTTAGAGAATCAGAATATACCAATGAAAAAAACAGAATATCGTCTGGATGAACAGATCCGCCA
The sequence above is drawn from the Anaerostipes hadrus ATCC 29173 = JCM 17467 genome and encodes:
- a CDS encoding phospholipase D family protein, encoding MKKHKICKILLVILAIFLCVAFYELLGICVAYKKQPEVSNTTKKETKNGSWNECSENTERAVIIEKNPEALLQRVRLIKNAKKEIILSTFAFQSDESGKLILGALHDAADRGVHIRLLVDGMESWIDMEGNPYFYGLSSHENVEIKLYNKANPLKPWKMMGRMHDKYLIADGKRYILGGRNTYNYFLGDFPGHKNYDRDVLVVCDEPEKENSVNQLSEYFETIWNQEDSGYFHNNKKLANRKSVKNAVLELQNSYQKYFEENKERICQTNYTDETFETEKITLVSNPIHTGSKEPVVWYQLGELMKNAKNRVKIHTPYIICNDMMYNTWEEIAENVSDFSIMTNSVANNGNPFGAADYAKNRNRILSTGINIWEYEGGYSYHGKSILIDDDLSVIGFFNMDMRSAYLDTELMLVIRSKDINKQLEEGMMEYEKVSRQILEGGTYNDPYHVEPIELTKKRQRKIFLVQHLLGWARYLF
- a CDS encoding citrate/2-methylcitrate synthase — protein: MKGAIQMSNLENYMKQQAIFCEQNDSISKNLYSEYGVKRGLRDEKGQGVLTGLTNISDIKAFEYRDGVKSPCDGELSYRGYNIKDLVTGSKGKRFVFEEGAYLLLFGELPTDTQLMEFQGRLSDCMELPTNFTRDVIMKAPTSDIMGSMTRSILTLGSYDKEKESLEIPNVLRQSMQLIAAFPMLAVYAYHAYCHYEKNESMYIHRPEKDLSIAENFLRLLRPDTKFTELEARVLDIALLLHMEHGGGNNSTFTTRVVTSSGSDTYSVISAAMSSLKGKKHGGANLMVMNMMDDIKSHVKDYEDEEEIASYLSKIMKKEAFDQKGLIYGMGHAVYSISDPRERVFKGFVEQLARDKGREKDMTLYNNIEKIAPKLIAKQRQIFKGVSPNIDFYSGFVYDMLNIPRELYTPLFAIARIAGWSAHRLEELITTDKIIRPAYKSLVSKKEYIEREER
- a CDS encoding HAMP domain-containing sensor histidine kinase — its product is MEQKKEKGLRIRSCLTGAIWLALVFSTVISALLFAFLNHFFNLPGSIPVLGWLLIFNTLIAGLITSFINAKLLEPITRLSKAMKEVSQGDFEQHLETNSRIAEVGESYQSFNVMTKELRATEVLQMDFVSNVSHEFKTPINAIEGYTMLLQGEELSPDQEEYVEKILFNTQRLSGLVGNILLLSKLENQNIPMKKTEYRLDEQIRQAFLSLETKWTEKEIGFQVELEEVKYTGNEGLFMHIWINLLDNAIKFSPSKGTITMFLKQEQDSVKFILEDEGPGIEDDVKSRIFDKFYQVDGSHKAEGNGLGLALVKRIVDSAGGTIKAENREYGGCRFVIELPKQKDEII
- a CDS encoding response regulator transcription factor — translated: MGKVSVLIRRKENVFQILIVEDDKELSQLFQKVLEKNGYQVKSASDGAQALEVLDKEYIDLIISDIMMPVMDGYELVSELRSAGYQIPVLMITAKGSFDDMRQGFLSGSDDYMVKPVNVNEMVLRVGALLRRAQILNEHKIVIGSTEFDYDAMTVTTDKESLVLPKKEFLLLYKLAASPGRTFTKQQLMDEVWGYETEADPHTIEVHIGRIRERFKDNPDFEIVTMRGIGYKVVKK
- a CDS encoding GTP pyrophosphokinase gives rise to the protein MTKDEVKKLWMDSPESLQFLNNATKFYNLMMMYRCAIREIQTKLEVLDDEFSVENNRNPISFIKTRIKKPNSIYNKLQKMGHDFTTENIQTYLNDVAGVRIVCAFIDDIYMISDLITQQDDIKVIEIKDYIKNPKPNGYRSYHMIVEIPVFFAKGKTPMRVELQIRTNGMDFWATLEHQLRYKKGIEEMPGYDEISEELLHSARAIIEADNEMQRIKDKIGMFHEI
- the bsh gene encoding choloylglycine hydrolase, translating into MCTAATYKTKDFYFGRTLDYEFSYGDQIVITPRNYAFNFRHVGDMKNHYAIIGMAHVAEDYPLYYDAMNEKGVAMAGLNFVGNAVYAAIKPDVENIAQFEFIPWILSQCSSLVEVRELLERINIVNTPFSEQLPLAQLHWIISDENESITVESMSDGLHIYDNPVGVLTNNPPFPQQMFQLNNYMYLSPKQPRNTFCENLALDAYSRGMGGLGLPGDLSSSSRFVRVAFTKVNAISGESEEESVSQFFHILGSVDQQRGCCEVADGKYEITLYTSCCNVTKGIYYYNTYENYQISAVDMHVENLDSDKMICYPVIQGERINYQNK
- the cls gene encoding cardiolipin synthase, coding for MKQDTLEGKAKTKNGVKRLCFSIVCILLEVIFIITIVTRLNEYAEIINLFTRILSGILVLGLYASDKTSSMKMPWVILILIFPIMGVGLYLLIGLNGGTHKMRERYTEIDSKLLPMLPDNQECLSRIKETIPKAGNIASYIQRNSQYPIYQNTDIVYFDEAVTGLEAQLKDLKKAQKFIFMEYHAIEDAEAWHKIQDVLEERVKAGVEVRVFYDDMGSIGFINTDFVKKMERIGIHCRVFNPFMPGLNLFLNNRDHRKITVIDGKVGFTGGYNLANEYFNYTHPYGQWKDTGIRLEGDAVQSLTVTFLEMWNAVSDKDANDSDFSKYLFHYDYAAQQTGFVQPYADSPMDNEQVGEEVYISMINKAEKYCWFMTPYLIITDEMTHALCLAAKRGVDVRIITPGIPDKKFIYNITRSFYHGLVKHGVRVYEWTPGFCHAKMSVADDCMATCGTINLDYRSLYHHFENGCFMADCQAVVEIKNDLIRTMGECRDVTDQYQTGRSAYLRLGQLFMRLFAGLL